A window of Apium graveolens cultivar Ventura chromosome 8, ASM990537v1, whole genome shotgun sequence contains these coding sequences:
- the LOC141677886 gene encoding protein LURP-one-related 10-like: protein MNGEGSYMAPEVVVVGKQYTAPYKVDLTLLRKRMKMSEGKVTDANGNIMFKVNSKVMSLRARRVLLDAAGNPIVSFQKKIMSMHSTWKVYRGDSNDSEDLLFTVRKSSLFQFKTQLDVFLASNTSKDNRDFKIKCRGWFEESCTIYAEKSSTVIAEMQKKHSFRRLLLGKDKFAVTVYPHVDNAFIVALVVILEEINEEGNNNGRRRSDFGSASAGAGCGGGAAS, encoded by the exons atgaatGGTGAAGGGAGCTACATGGCGCCAGAGGTGGTGGTGGTGGGGAAACAGTACACCGCGCCATACAAAGTTGATCTAACACTACTACGGAAGAGGATGAAAATGTCAGAAGGCAAAGTAACGGATGCTAATGGTAACATCATGTTCAAAGTCAACAGTAAAGTCATGAGCCTTCGTGCTCGTCGTGTCTTGCTTGATGCTGCAGGTAATCCCATAGTCTCTTTTCAGAAAAAG ATAATGAGTATGCATAGTACATGGAAAGTTTATAGAGGAGATAGCAATGACTCCGAAGATTTACTTTTCACAGTAAGGAAGTCATCTCTCTTCCAATTCAAGACTCAACTGGATGTCTTCTTAGCATCTAATACTTCAAAAGATAATCGTGACTTCAAAATCAAATGCCGCGGCTGGTTTGAAGAATCATGTACCATTTATGCCGAAAAGTCTTCAACTGTCATTGCCGAG ATGCAGAAGAAACATAGTTTTAGAAGGCTCCTGCTTGGAAAGGACAAATTTGCAGTGACTGTGTACCCGCATGTTGACAATGCCTTCATCGTTGCTCTAGTTGTGATCCTggaagaaatcaatgaagaaggcAACAATAATGGCAGACGTCGCAGTGACTTTGGCAGTGCCAGTGCTGGTGCCGGTTGTGGTGGTGGTGCTGCTAGCTAA
- the LOC141677887 gene encoding protein LURP-one-related 15-like, translating into MSYMAPEVVVVGRQFTAPYQIDLTIVRKMMTISEGNFGVTDANGNIMFKVKGKALSFRARRVLLDANGNPIVSFQRKIMSMHSTWKVYRGDSNDSRDLVFSVQRSSLFQFKTQLDVFLASNTSKDNRDFKIKGSWFEKSCTIYAGRSSTVIAQMHRKSSFSSVVLGKDKFAVTVYPNVDYAFIVALVVILEEINEEGKSGGGGG; encoded by the exons atgagcTACATGGCGCCAGAGGTGGTGGTGGTGGGGAGACAGTTCACGGCACCATACCAAATTGATCTAACGATAGTAAGGAAGATGATGACAATATCAGAAGGCAACTTTGGAGTAACAGATGCTAATGGCAATATCATGTTCAAAGTCAAGGGCAAAGCCTTGAGCTTTCGTGCTCGACGTGTCTTGCTTGACGCTAATGGTAATCCCATAGTTTCTTTCCAGAGAAAG ATAATGAGTATGCATAGTACATGGAAAGTTTACAGAGGAGATAGCAATGACTCCAGAGATTTAGTTTTCAGTGTACAGAGGTCATCTCTCTTCCAATTCAAGACTCAACTGGATGTCTTCTTGGCATCTAACACTTCAAAAGATAATCGcgacttcaaaatcaaaggtagCTGGTTTGAGAAATCATGTACCATTTATGCCGGAAGATCTTCAACTGTCATAGCTCAG ATGCACAGGAAGAGTAGTTTTAGTAGTGTCGTGCTTGGAAAAGACAAATTTGCAGTGACCGTGTACCCTAATGTTGATTATGCCTTCATCGTTGCCCTTGTTGTGATTCTggaagaaatcaatgaagaaggcAAGAGTGGTGGTGGTGGTGGCTAA
- the LOC141677889 gene encoding protein LURP-one-related 15-like, whose protein sequence is MPEVVVVGRQYTTPSQVGLKMVKKTMTGANGNTMFQVISKSWTLRSRRFLVDAVNNHIVSFEKKLTSMHSTRRVYRGDSEDPGDLLFTVTRTSLFQTKIQLDVFLASNTSQVNPDFKVKGARFEQSCTIYAGNSATVIAQMDHKGTVTVYPHVDRAFIFALIVILQEIDEECTPTNQRKVDLNAPDFGSFLNGLMN, encoded by the exons ATGCCGGAGGTGGTGGTGGTGGGGAGACAGTACACGACACCGTCCCAAGTTGGTCTAAAAATGGTGAAGAAGACGATGACCGGTGCTAATGGTAATACCATGTTCCAAGTCATCAGTAAATCCTGGACCCTTCGTTCTCGCCGTTTTTTGGTTGATGCTGTTAATAATCACATTGTCTCGTTCGAGAAGAAG TTAACGAGTATGCATAGTACACGGAGAGTTTACAGAGGAGACAGCGAAGACCCAGGAGATTTACTGTTCACTGTAACCAGGACATCTCTCTTTCAAACGAAGATTCAACTGGATGTTTTCTTGGCATCTAACACTTCACAAGTTAATCCCGACTTCAAAGTCAAAGGCGCTCGGTTTGAGCAATCATGTACCATTTATGCTGGAAATTCTGCAACTGTCATTGCCCAG ATGGACCACAAGGGTACAGTGACTGTGTACCCGCATGTTGATCGTGCCTTCATCTTTGCCCTTATTGTGATCCTGCAAGAAATCGACGAAGAATGCACACCAACTAATCAACGTAAAGTTGATTTGAATGCACCTGACTTCGGGTCATTCTTGAATGGTTTGATGAATTAG
- the LOC141679259 gene encoding protein LURP-one-related 15-like, whose product MPEVMVVANRYISPSQVSFYFGLTGSLSQVTNIERKTMTDTDTNGKTTFQVICKSWSLHSRRVLRDSAVSYPIVSFMKKIPSMHSTRRVYRGDSGDPRDLLFTVTLSSLTQKVSKTKLDVFLASNTSKVNSDFKVIEASSSDKSCTIYAGATVIAQMDENCTVTVYPHVDYAFIFTLLVILEDIKEEYRAMKPKRFVFDFNGPDFMSTMNGFMN is encoded by the exons ATGccggaggtgatggtggtggcGAACCGGTACATATCACCGTCCcaagtttctttttattttggTTTGACTGGATCACTGTCCCAAGTTACTAATATAGAGCGGAAGACGATGACTGATACAGATACTAATGGTAAGACCACGTTCCAAGTCATCTGTAAATCCTGGAGCCTTCATTCTCGCCGTGTTTTGCGTGATTCTGCTGTTTCGTATCCCATTGTCTCCTTCATGAAAAAG ATACCGAGTATGCATAGTACGAGGAGAGTTTACAGAGGAGATAGCGGGGACCCCAGAGATTTACTGTTCACTGTAACGCTCTCATCTCTCACCCAAAAGGTATCAAAGACTAAACTGGATGTCTTCTTGGCATCTAACACTTCAAAAGTTAATAGCGACTTCAAAGTCATCGAAGCCTCTTCTTCTGATAAATCATGTACCATTTATGCCGGTGCAACTGTCATTGCCCAG ATGGACGAGAATTGTACAGTGACTGTGTACCCGCATGTTGACTATGCCTTCATCTTTACCCTTCTGGTGATCCTGGAAGATATCAAGGAAGAATACAGAGCAATGAAGCCTAAACGATTTGTATTTGACTTCAATGGACCTGACTTCATGTCAACCATGAATGGTTTCATGAATTAG
- the LOC141679260 gene encoding protein LURP-one-related 15-like, whose translation MAPEVVVVGRQFTAPYQVDLMIVHKLMTMSGGNFGVTDANGNIMFKVKGKALSLRARRVLLDAAGNPIVSFQQKIMSMHSTWKVYRGDSNDSRDLIFTVKRSSLFQIKTQLYVFLASNTSKDNRDFKIKGSWSEKSCTISAGKSSTVIAQMHKKNSISNDLLGKDKFAVTVYPHVDYAFIVALVVILEEINGENKNNVMSTG comes from the exons ATGGCGCCAGAGGTGGTGGTGGTGGGGAGACAGTTCACGGCACCATACCAAGTTGATCTAATGATAGTACACAAATTGATGACGATGTCAGGTGGCAACTTTGGAGTAACCGATGCTAATGGCAACATCATGTTCAAAGTCAAGGGTAAAGCCTTGAGCCTTCGTGCTCGTCGTGTTTTGCTTGATGCTGCTGGTAATCCCATTGTCTCGTTCCAGCAAAAG ATAATGAGTATGCATAGTACATGGAAAGTTTACAGAGGAGATAGCAATGACTCCAGAGATTTAATTTTCACTGTAAAGAGATCATCTCTCTTCCAAATCAAGACTCAACTATACGTCTTCTTGGCATCTAACACCTCAAAAGATAATCGTGACTTCAAAATCAAAGGCAGCTGGTCTGAAAAATCATGTACCATTTCTGCAGGAAAATCATCAACTGTCATAGCCCAG ATGCACAAGAAGAATAGTATCAGTAACGATTTGCTTGGAAAGGATAAATTTGCAGTGACGGTGTACCCTCATGTTGATTATGCCTTCATCGTCGCTCTTGTTGTGATCCTGGAAGAGATCAACGGAGAAAACAAAAATAATGTCATGAGTACTGGCTAA
- the LOC141678598 gene encoding protein LURP-one-related 10-like: MSYMAPEVVVVGRQFTAPYQVDLTIVRQSTVTDADGNIMFKVKGKALSLHTRRVLLDAADNPIASFQKKIMTMHSAWKVYRGDSNDSKDLLFTVRKSSLFQMKSELDVFLASNTSKDNCDFKIKGSWFGRSCSIYAEKSSTLIAQMHKKHSLSSIVLGKDKFAVTVYPHVDYAFIVALVVILEEINQEGNKNDDGDFSGASGSDCVPAC, from the exons ATGAGCTACATGGCGCCAGAGGTGGTGGTGGTGGGGAGACAGTTCACGGCTCCATACCAAGTTGATTTAACGATAGTACGCCAGAGTACGGTAACAGATGCTGATGGTAACATCATGTTCAAAGTCAAGGGCAAAGCCTTGAGTCTTCATACTCGCCGTGTCTTGCTTGATGCTGCTGATAATCCCATAGCCTCTTTTCAGAAAAAG ATAATGACTATGCATAGTGCCTGGAAAGTTTATAGAGGAGATAGCAATGACTCCAAAGATTTACTTTTCACAGTAAGGAAGTCATCTCTCTTCCAGATGAAGTCTGAACTTGATGTCTTCTTAGCATCTAACACTTCAAAAGATAATTGCGACTTCAAAATCAAAGGCAGCTGGTTTGGAAGATCATGTTCTATTTATGCCGAAAAATCTTCAACTCTCATTGCCCAG ATGCACAAGAAGCATAGTTTGAGTAGCATTGTGCTTGGAAAGGACAAATTTGCAGTGACTGTGTACCCGCATGTTGACTATGCCTTCATCGTTGCTCTAGTAGTGATCCTGGAAGAAATCAACCAAGAAGGCAATAAAAATGACGACGGTGACTTTAGCGGTGCTAGTGGCAGTGACTGTGTACCCGCATGTTGA